A window of Thermus antranikianii DSM 12462 contains these coding sequences:
- a CDS encoding 2-isopropylmalate synthase, with translation MEMERHIRIFDTTLRDGEQSPGVALSLDQKLEIAHALARLNVDIIEAGFPVSGPLEFEAVRRIAEEVRGPIIAALARTHTLDIDQAAKALEKAEKPRIHVFTSASKIHLEYMLRKTEEEVLEMADKMVRYARKYVDDVEFSAQDVMRADWEFVKRLYEVAIEAGATTINIPDTTGYGTPAEYGALIRRIRDEVVRGRDVIISTHTHDDLGLATANALAGIENGAGQVECTINGIGERAGNTSLEEVVMALYVRRDWYKAKTQINTREIYRVSRLVERYTGIPVPPNKAIVGDNAFAHESGIHQDGVLKHRSTYEIMDAELIGRRPAVIVLGKHSGRAAFRKALEDLGYKDLTEEQLKVLFSRFKEIAEKKGPLSAEELQALVESEREPASHFFVLEHVQFFSGSGLLPTATVKVKTPDGEKVATHTGDGPVDAVYKAIQEAIGLRPELELYRVEAITGSTEALGQVTVRLRLGELQAVGVGVSPDIVEASALAFLDAAGKLASGRATRHPPSIEEVQRGL, from the coding sequence ATGGAGATGGAAAGGCACATCCGGATCTTCGACACCACGCTTAGGGATGGGGAACAGAGCCCAGGGGTAGCCCTTTCCCTGGACCAGAAGCTGGAGATCGCCCACGCCTTGGCTCGGCTCAACGTGGACATCATCGAGGCGGGCTTCCCCGTATCCGGGCCTTTGGAGTTTGAGGCGGTAAGGCGGATTGCTGAGGAGGTAAGGGGCCCCATCATCGCCGCCTTGGCCCGCACCCATACCCTGGACATCGACCAGGCGGCCAAGGCCTTGGAGAAGGCGGAAAAGCCCCGCATCCACGTCTTCACCTCGGCTTCCAAGATCCACCTCGAGTACATGCTGAGGAAAACCGAGGAGGAGGTCTTGGAGATGGCGGACAAGATGGTCCGCTACGCCAGGAAGTACGTGGACGACGTGGAGTTTTCCGCCCAGGACGTGATGCGGGCCGACTGGGAGTTTGTGAAGCGCCTTTACGAGGTGGCCATCGAAGCGGGGGCTACCACCATCAATATCCCCGACACCACCGGCTACGGCACGCCCGCTGAGTACGGGGCTTTGATCCGGCGCATCCGGGATGAGGTGGTGCGGGGCCGGGATGTGATCATCTCCACCCACACCCACGACGACCTGGGCTTGGCCACCGCCAACGCCCTGGCGGGCATAGAGAACGGGGCGGGGCAGGTGGAGTGCACCATCAACGGCATCGGGGAGCGGGCGGGCAACACCTCCTTGGAGGAGGTGGTCATGGCCCTTTACGTGCGCCGAGACTGGTACAAGGCCAAGACCCAGATCAACACCCGGGAGATCTACCGGGTTTCCCGCCTGGTGGAGCGCTACACCGGCATACCTGTGCCCCCCAATAAGGCCATCGTGGGGGACAATGCCTTCGCCCACGAGTCGGGAATCCACCAGGATGGCGTCTTGAAGCACCGCTCCACCTACGAGATCATGGACGCCGAGCTCATCGGCAGGCGCCCCGCGGTGATCGTGCTGGGCAAGCACTCTGGGCGGGCGGCCTTTAGGAAGGCCCTCGAGGACCTGGGTTACAAGGACCTCACGGAGGAGCAGCTTAAAGTGCTTTTCTCCCGCTTCAAGGAGATCGCTGAGAAAAAGGGTCCCCTTTCCGCCGAGGAGCTTCAGGCCCTGGTGGAAAGCGAAAGGGAACCCGCTTCCCACTTCTTCGTCCTGGAACACGTGCAGTTCTTCTCGGGCTCGGGCCTTCTGCCCACGGCCACGGTGAAGGTCAAGACCCCGGATGGGGAGAAGGTGGCTACGCATACCGGGGATGGTCCGGTGGATGCCGTCTACAAGGCCATTCAGGAGGCCATCGGCCTCAGGCCTGAGCTCGAGCTCTACCGGGTGGAGGCCATTACGGGTTCCACCGAGGCCCTGGGCCAGGTAACGGTTAGGCTTCGCCTGGGGGAGCTTCAGGCGGTGGGGGTAGGGGTATCCCCGGACATCGTGGAAGCTTCGGCCCTGGCCTTCCTGGACGCCGCCGGCAAGCTGGCCAGCGGCCGTGCCACCCGCCACCCGCCCTCCATTGAGGAGGTTCAGCGGGGGCTCTAA